Within Longimicrobium sp., the genomic segment GCGGCGGCGACGGCACCGTGGGCACCAGCCTGAACGCGTACGACGCGGTTCTCCGCCGCTGGATGCAGGTGTGGGTGGGGAGCCGCGGCCTGGTGCTCCACATCTCCGGCGGGCTGGAGGACGGCAGCATGGTGATGACCGGCGAGCGCGACAGCCCCCGGGGCCGCATCCACGACCGCGTCGCTTGGACGCCGCTCCCCGACGGCACCGTCCGCCAGCGCTGGGAGACCTCCACCGACGGCGGCCGCACCTGGACCGTCGCCTTCCTCGGTACCTATCGGCGGGTGCGGTAGGAGCATCCTCGCGTCCCCGGACCGGCGAAGTGAAGGGCCGGCTCCCGCGCGGGGGCCGGCCCTTCGGTCGTTCGGCTCGCGGAAGGCCTCATGCCAGATCCGGATGAACAGCCTGTGCCATCGGGGGATGAAGCGAGCGGACATCCGTGCCGCTGCCGCGCCCGACCTGCCTGGCAGGGTGAGAAGATTCTTCGGCCCTGCGGTCATTCGTGCGGATGCTGGTCCCGTGTGATGGGCCTCGGAATGACGGCGAACCCCGGCCGATTCTACTGATTTCGTATCAGCCGATCGCCCGGTTCAGCAGGTCGGCCAGGCGGTAGCCGGCGAGGGCGACCTGCGCGTCCGCGGTGGCGGCGGCCCGGCGCTCGTACGAGGCGGGCACGAACCGGTTCCGGCGCAGCGGGGCGCGGTAGACGGTGCGTTGCGCCAGGCGGAGCCCCTCGTCGGCCCAGGCGCGGAAGTCGACCGAGGCGAGCTGCGCGGCGAACCCGTCCCTGGGGTGGTCGCCCGCGATCTCCTGCGCCACGCGCGCCAGGCACGGCTGCGGCGCCTCGCCGGGGCGGCAGCGGCGGCTGCGCGTGACGACGCCGTCCCAGAACGAGTGCAGGTTGTCCGTGCTCCCCCGCACCCCGAAGTCGTTGCCTCCGCGGTCGCCGTCGCGGTCCAGGGGCGTGATGCGCGAGCTGCTGTGGAGCGGCTGGTGGACGTCGCCCACCAGGTGGAGGATCCAGGCGAGCGCCATCGCCGCCTCGCCGCGGTCGGAGCCGGTGAGCGCGGTGCGCAGCCGCGGCAGGTCGTTCAGCAGCTCGCCGAACGGCGCGCGGCTGCTGGCGCGGATCGGGCCGAAGTCGAACCGCTGCTCCCAGAAGAGGTTGACGAAGTGGCGGTTGCGGTTGTCGAAGCGGTGCCCCGGGTGTCCGCCGCTCTTGATGTCGTCGGGCCACGTGGCCGCCGACACGAAGAGCCGCACCTGCTGCTCGGGCGAGAGGGTGCCGGGCGGGAAGCCGCGCCCCAGCCCCGAGCCCGACGGCGCGCCGCGCAGGATCTCTACCGCCCGCGCGCGGGCCTGCGGCGTCATGTTCTCCCAGGCGATCCGCGCGACCAGGCTGTGCCCGAAGTCGTCCCACGCGAGCGCGGGACGGGCGTTCAGCACGGCCAGGGCGGCCGCGCCCAGCAGCAGCTTGCGTTTCATGGCGACCTCCGGGGGATGAAGGGAGAGATCGGAACACGTATCGAAGAAGGGACCGGCCCATGCAATCCGCTTCCCGCAAGATCGGGTGGAATCCATCGTCACGGCAAGGAATTTCGCGGACGCGGCGAGGGGCGCCCCCGAGCCGGGGCGCCCCTCGCCGCTGCCGACCTGGCTCCCGGGCGGGCCGGGGTCAGGTGCGGGCGACCACCTCGTACCAGTCGGAGCTCTCCATGGTGGCGCCCTCGTCCTGGACGGCCCTCGCGCGCTTCTTGGCGAAGTCGGTGGGCGCCTTGCCGGGGTCGCGCACGCCGCCGGGGTCGTGGCGGGTGGTCTTCCCCTCGTGCTTCTCCAGCTTCCCCCGGTCGTCCCAGAGGGCCACGCCGATCGCTTCTCCGGCCTCGCGGTTCACCAGGAAGAAGGCGTCCTTGAGGCCCTCGTTCTTCAGCTTCCTGTGCTCGTCCAGGATCTGCCCCCGCAGATCGGCGATCACCTTGTCGGCGTTCTCCGGCGAGAACCGGACTCTCGTGACTCCCGCGTGCATGTCGGCCTCCTCTCAAGTCGTCGTCGGTCGGTGCCCCGTAGCGCCGTGTGCGCTACCACGGTACCCACGCCCGCGCGTGCCCGCTTCTCCCGCCTTGCGCTCCTCGTTCACCCCTCCAGCCCGTGCGACTCGTCCAGGTCCTCGAAGATCGCCACGCACTCGGTGTCGTAGCGCACCACGCCGTCCTTCACGAACTCCCAGCGGATGCTGTTCAGCTGCCCCTTGGCGATCTGCGGGATGAACTCCGGCGGCACGCGGATGGACGCCTGCCCGTTCCCCTGCGCGTTGGTGGTGAGCTGCACCGGCGCCGGCTGGGTGATCGCCTGCCCGGAGCAGTCGGAAACGAAGAGCGAGATGATCAGGTTCACCGTGTAGCTGGCGTTGGGATCGGCGCCGTTGAGCTGGTAGCGCTCGATGGCGAAGTTGTTGGGCCCCTCCATGAAGGTGTCC encodes:
- a CDS encoding S1/P1 nuclease; amino-acid sequence: MKRKLLLGAAALAVLNARPALAWDDFGHSLVARIAWENMTPQARARAVEILRGAPSGSGLGRGFPPGTLSPEQQVRLFVSAATWPDDIKSGGHPGHRFDNRNRHFVNLFWEQRFDFGPIRASSRAPFGELLNDLPRLRTALTGSDRGEAAMALAWILHLVGDVHQPLHSSSRITPLDRDGDRGGNDFGVRGSTDNLHSFWDGVVTRSRRCRPGEAPQPCLARVAQEIAGDHPRDGFAAQLASVDFRAWADEGLRLAQRTVYRAPLRRNRFVPASYERRAAATADAQVALAGYRLADLLNRAIG